From Halotia branconii CENA392, the proteins below share one genomic window:
- a CDS encoding photosystem II manganese-stabilizing polypeptide, with protein MRYRALIVTFLALCLGLITACSEGPSSSGGRDLLSYDQIRGTGLANKCPQLAETSRGSIPLDSSQSYAIKELCLEPTNFFVKEEPANKRQKAEFVAGKLLTRYTSTIDQVQGNLKINSDNSLTFKEADGLDFQAITVKLPGGELVPFLFTIKDLVAQTQPGLTSINTSTDFEGTFKVPSYRGAAFLDPKGRGVVSGYDNAVALPAQADDEELTRANVKRAEILSGEISLQVAKIDSSTGEIAGTFVSEQPSDTDLGAGEPKEVKIRGLFYARVEPTGV; from the coding sequence ATGAGGTATCGCGCTTTAATTGTTACATTCTTGGCTTTATGCCTAGGGCTAATAACTGCTTGTAGTGAAGGCCCTTCTTCTAGTGGTGGTAGAGACTTACTCTCTTACGACCAAATTAGAGGCACTGGCTTGGCTAACAAATGCCCTCAACTAGCAGAAACTAGTCGTGGTTCCATTCCCCTTGACTCTAGTCAGTCCTACGCCATCAAAGAACTCTGCTTAGAACCAACCAATTTCTTTGTCAAAGAAGAACCTGCTAATAAACGGCAGAAAGCAGAATTTGTAGCTGGCAAATTATTGACCAGATACACTTCTACCATTGATCAGGTGCAAGGCAACTTGAAAATCAACTCAGATAATAGCCTGACCTTTAAAGAAGCTGATGGTCTTGACTTTCAAGCTATAACTGTAAAACTTCCTGGTGGTGAATTAGTACCTTTCCTCTTCACCATCAAAGACTTGGTTGCTCAAACACAACCTGGGTTGACCAGTATTAACACCTCCACGGACTTTGAAGGTACTTTTAAGGTTCCTTCCTATCGTGGTGCTGCTTTCTTAGATCCTAAAGGTCGTGGTGTCGTCAGCGGCTATGATAATGCCGTGGCTCTCCCCGCCCAAGCCGATGATGAAGAACTTACTCGCGCTAACGTCAAGCGTGCGGAAATTCTCAGTGGTGAAATTTCTTTGCAAGTAGCGAAAATAGATAGTTCCACTGGTGAAATTGCTGGGACTTTTGTAAGTGAACAACCATCGGATACAGATTTAGGTGCTGGCGAACCCAAAGAAGTCAAGATTCGAGGTCTATTTTATGCACGAGTTGAACCAACTGGTGTATAA
- the galE gene encoding UDP-glucose 4-epimerase GalE, producing MSSVKPSILVTGGAGYIGSHTVLALKQADYDVIILDNLVYGHRDLVEKVLQVELVVGDTGDRALLDDLFTTRNIAAVMHFSAYAYVGESVIDPAKYYRNNVVGTLTLLEAMLAASINKFVFSSTCATYGVPEIVPIPENHPQNPINPYGATKLMVERILADFDVAYGLKSVRFRYFNAAGAEPNGLLGEDHNPETHLIPLVLLTALGKRQSISIFGTDYPTPDGTCIRDYIHVSDLADAHVLGLEYLLKGGDSEVFNLGNGSGFSVREVIAAAEQVTGLPITVQECDRRPGDPPSLIGSGEKARKVLNWQPQYPSIKNIVTHAWQWHQQRHVEGRE from the coding sequence ATGTCGTCTGTCAAGCCCAGTATTTTAGTCACAGGAGGAGCAGGGTATATTGGCTCTCACACTGTACTTGCTCTTAAACAAGCCGATTATGACGTGATAATACTTGATAATCTTGTTTATGGGCATCGAGACTTAGTAGAAAAGGTTTTACAAGTTGAGCTGGTAGTGGGTGATACAGGCGATCGCGCTTTGCTTGATGACTTATTTACAACCCGTAATATTGCCGCAGTCATGCACTTCTCCGCTTATGCCTACGTAGGAGAATCGGTTATAGACCCAGCGAAATACTACCGTAACAACGTGGTGGGAACCCTGACTCTTCTAGAAGCAATGCTAGCTGCATCTATCAATAAATTTGTCTTTTCTTCTACTTGCGCTACTTATGGAGTACCGGAAATTGTACCTATTCCAGAAAATCATCCCCAAAATCCCATCAATCCTTATGGTGCTACTAAGTTAATGGTGGAACGGATTCTGGCTGATTTTGACGTTGCTTATGGATTAAAATCAGTGCGCTTTCGTTACTTTAACGCCGCTGGTGCTGAACCCAATGGTTTACTAGGCGAAGATCACAATCCAGAAACCCATTTAATTCCTTTGGTGCTGCTAACAGCTTTAGGTAAACGACAATCTATCTCAATTTTTGGTACTGATTATCCCACGCCTGATGGAACTTGTATTCGCGATTATATTCATGTGAGCGACTTGGCAGATGCTCATGTTTTAGGTTTGGAATATTTATTAAAAGGCGGCGACAGTGAAGTTTTTAATTTAGGTAATGGTAGTGGCTTTTCTGTAAGAGAAGTCATTGCAGCTGCCGAACAGGTAACTGGACTACCAATAACTGTCCAAGAGTGCGATCGCCGTCCTGGCGATCCTCCATCTTTAATTGGTAGTGGTGAAAAAGCTAGAAAAGTCTTAAACTGGCAACCCCAGTACCCATCTATCAAAAATATTGTGACTCATGCATGGCAGTGGCATCAACAGCGACATGTAGAAGGAAGGGAATAG
- a CDS encoding P-loop NTPase fold protein: MINTLNLSRFYKACNPSYTLNMGNVLDQQYYIDFADVRGCKIVEELKRTITRISPDEPTCQLFTGHIGCGKSTELQRLKAELEVAGFHVVYFESSQDLDMADIDVSDILLSVARQVSVSLEAIGIKLKPSYFINLFKEIGDFLQSPIELSGQAELSLGIAKITAKTKDSAQLRNQLRQYLEPRTNSILQAINEEVLDKAVEQLKLKGQKGLVVIVDNLDRVDMRPVASGRTQPEYLFIDRGEQLRRLKCHLVYTIPLALIFSNEYETLKNRLGGGIAPKVLPMVRVRQRDSSDYEPGMSLLRQLVLARAFPEVSYNQRLLLITELFDDPETLNRLCRVSGGHIRNLLGLLYSCLQRQDPPFSRDCLEAVIKDYRDDLLLAIDECQWELLFEVVQQQSVKGESDYQSLLRSMYLFEYRDPQGRWFGISPALAETEKVITWQQKQIVK; this comes from the coding sequence ATGATCAATACACTGAATTTGTCACGCTTTTACAAAGCATGTAATCCTAGCTACACGTTAAATATGGGTAATGTGCTGGATCAACAGTATTACATCGATTTTGCTGATGTCCGGGGTTGTAAGATTGTTGAGGAATTAAAACGTACTATCACTCGTATTTCTCCGGATGAGCCGACCTGTCAGTTATTTACGGGACATATTGGCTGCGGAAAGTCAACAGAGTTACAACGCCTCAAAGCAGAACTGGAAGTAGCAGGATTTCATGTAGTTTATTTTGAGTCCAGTCAAGACCTAGATATGGCGGATATTGATGTCAGTGATATCTTGTTGAGTGTAGCCCGTCAAGTTAGTGTCAGTTTAGAAGCAATTGGCATCAAACTAAAACCAAGTTACTTTATTAATTTGTTTAAAGAAATTGGGGATTTTTTGCAAAGTCCCATTGAGCTTTCTGGACAAGCAGAATTGTCTTTGGGTATTGCCAAAATTACAGCTAAAACTAAAGATAGCGCTCAGTTACGAAATCAGTTAAGGCAATATCTAGAACCACGTACCAATAGTATTTTGCAAGCTATTAATGAAGAGGTATTAGACAAGGCTGTTGAACAACTCAAGTTAAAAGGTCAAAAAGGACTGGTTGTAATCGTAGATAACTTAGATAGAGTCGATATGCGCCCTGTGGCATCTGGGCGGACACAACCAGAATATCTTTTTATTGACCGAGGTGAACAGTTACGCCGACTCAAATGCCACTTAGTTTATACGATTCCCCTAGCGTTGATTTTTTCCAATGAGTATGAAACATTGAAAAACCGCTTGGGGGGAGGCATTGCACCGAAAGTTCTGCCAATGGTCAGAGTGCGACAAAGAGATAGTAGTGATTACGAACCAGGGATGTCACTACTACGCCAATTAGTGCTAGCAAGAGCTTTTCCAGAAGTTTCTTATAATCAAAGGCTGTTATTAATTACAGAGTTATTTGATGATCCAGAAACCCTTAATCGCTTATGTCGCGTTAGTGGCGGTCACATTCGTAATTTACTAGGGTTGCTTTACAGTTGTCTTCAACGGCAAGATCCTCCTTTTTCTAGAGACTGTTTAGAAGCTGTGATTAAGGATTACCGTGACGATTTGCTATTAGCTATTGATGAATGTCAGTGGGAATTACTGTTTGAAGTAGTGCAGCAACAGAGCGTTAAAGGTGAGTCTGATTACCAAAGTTTATTACGAAGTATGTATTTATTTGAATACCGTGATCCTCAAGGGCGTTGGTTTGGTATTAGCCCAGCATTGGCAGAAACAGAAAAAGTGATAACTTGGCAGCAAAAACAAATTGTAAAATAA